A single region of the Streptomyces sp. NBC_01262 genome encodes:
- a CDS encoding permease, producing the protein MHALLHALSIAGSMTWEITWALILGFALSAVVQAVVRKSTIVRLLGDDRPRTLAIASALGAASSSCSYAAVALARSLFRKGANFTAAMAFEIASTNLVVELGVILALLMGWQFTAAEFVGGPIMIVVLALLFRLTLRSRLLDEARAQAERGVAGSMEGHAAMDMAVQRQGSFARRLLSGEGFTSVAHVFVMEWAAILRDIVLGLLIAGAIAAWVPESFWQTFFFAGHPLAAKIWGPLIGPLVAVISFVCSIGNVPLAVVLWKGGISFGGVVAFIFADLLILPILNIYRKYYGTRMALYLLGTFYAAMVVAGYVVEFTFGGLGLIPDQADAKIPMEGVSWNYTTFLNIAFLLLAAALLIRFARTGGPAMLRMMNDSPETGHGGHHH; encoded by the coding sequence ATGCACGCCCTACTGCACGCCCTGTCCATCGCCGGGTCGATGACCTGGGAGATCACCTGGGCGCTGATCCTGGGCTTCGCGCTGTCGGCCGTGGTCCAGGCCGTGGTGCGCAAGTCGACGATCGTACGGCTGCTGGGCGACGACCGGCCCCGGACGCTCGCGATCGCCTCCGCTCTGGGAGCTGCGTCCTCGTCCTGCTCCTACGCCGCAGTCGCGCTGGCCCGCTCGCTGTTCCGCAAGGGCGCGAACTTCACCGCTGCCATGGCCTTCGAGATCGCCTCGACCAACCTGGTCGTCGAACTCGGCGTGATCCTGGCACTGCTGATGGGCTGGCAGTTCACCGCCGCGGAATTCGTCGGCGGTCCGATCATGATCGTGGTGCTGGCGCTGCTGTTCCGCCTCACTCTGCGCAGCCGGCTGCTGGACGAGGCACGGGCACAGGCCGAGCGCGGCGTAGCAGGATCCATGGAGGGGCACGCGGCGATGGACATGGCGGTCCAGCGGCAGGGGTCCTTCGCCCGGCGGCTGCTGTCGGGCGAGGGCTTCACCTCCGTCGCGCACGTCTTCGTCATGGAGTGGGCCGCGATCCTGCGGGACATCGTGCTCGGCCTGCTGATCGCAGGGGCCATCGCGGCCTGGGTGCCGGAGTCGTTCTGGCAGACGTTCTTCTTCGCGGGCCACCCGCTGGCGGCCAAGATCTGGGGGCCGCTGATCGGGCCGCTGGTGGCGGTCATCTCGTTCGTGTGCTCGATCGGCAACGTGCCGCTGGCGGTGGTGCTGTGGAAGGGCGGCATCAGCTTCGGCGGCGTGGTCGCCTTCATCTTCGCCGACCTGCTGATCCTCCCGATCCTCAACATCTACCGGAAGTACTACGGCACCAGGATGGCCCTCTACCTCCTGGGCACCTTCTACGCCGCCATGGTGGTCGCCGGTTACGTCGTGGAGTTCACCTTCGGTGGCCTGGGGCTGATCCCCGACCAGGCCGACGCGAAAATCCCCATGGAAGGCGTGTCCTGGAACTACACCACCTTCCTCAACATCGCCTTCCTCCTTCTGGCCGCCGCCCTGCTGATCCGCTTCGCCCGCACCGGCGGCCCCGCCATGCTCCGCATGATGAACGACTCACCCGAGACCGGCCACGGTGGACACCACCACTGA